TGGTCTTCCTGGGGTCCCTGCCTGATGCCAAGCAGAGGGCATCCACCTGGGGCCCAGTCAGAACAGACGGATGATGGTTGCCATGGAAACAGGGACCCCAGAGGCCCCCATCTTGGAATAGCCCCCGGGCAGGAGTTCTGTGATTCTGGGGCCCTTTCTAAGATCTTTGGGCTGAGTGGACGGGGCCCTGCTCCATCCTGTCCACAGGACTCAGGGGTCCCCGTTTCTCCGCCCTACTGTCCAAGGCTCCCTCTGCCTGTGGAGAAGGGAAGCTGGAGGGTGCCCCAGGGCACCTGGCTCTGTCCAGCTTCTGTGGGTGGGGAAGGCAACGATCAAAAGGTGCCCAGccttggggaggggtggggggcaggctgCTGCTTCCTGGAGCCCCGTCCCCTCAGTCCTTGGAGGCATAGGCAGGTGACCTTAGCGCCAGCTCCCAAGAAGGAGGCTTCTTCCTCTCAGGCTGATGGGACCCTGGTCCCAGGCCCAGAGAATGGGGGACCCAAGGAAGGGACCACATCCTCTTCTGGGTGGGCAGAGAAGATCACTGGGACCAGAGCCTTGAACATGTCCCACCCCCCATAAGGCCCCGATTCCCACCTGGGCACTGAGGCCTGAAGACCCCCCAaggcctcctccagccccaaGGTGGTGTCGCCAGCCTGCCCCAAAGTCCCATCCCATCCCCTCCTATGGGACCATGTCCCTGCACCCCACTGAGCTTCCCAAGTAGCCCTGGGCATGGCCAGGTTTTCAAAGCTCGCATGCATTCTGATCATGATAATGAGGTGAGCGGAAAGGACTTCTTACCCCCATCTCACAAATGGGGGAAccgatgaggctcagagaaggggagtgactggcccaaggtcacccagctaggagGCAGGACCCAGGTCTCCTGGCACAGGTCCATGCCTTCCCCACCCATCACCACCAGGCCCTGAGGTCCAGCTGGCCCTGCCCCTGCTGCCTTCGCCATCGGGGTGGGAGGCAGCGCCTGAACCTGGGAGGAGGGTGTGGTCGGGCTGCACGGGGGCCAGGAGAGGACATGGCTGGACCAACAGTAGGGCCTTCCCAGGATGCCTCAGGGTCCCCTCCTGCCGTGCCCTCCCAGCTCTCAAGGCCGATGCTGCCCTGAGCCTGGATCCCCCAGGCAGCAAGTAGCCCTCCCCAGGCCAGTCCCTGCCAGGTCTTTTTAGCTTCCAAGCTCTCTCCATCCAAAGCTCCAAGCTCCGCCAGTCAGTCACTCCCTTGTCCTGCTCCCAAGCCTGCAGCAGCTCCCTACTGCCTTCAGGACAAAATCCCCGCCCAGCACCTCTGGGAACGGGCTTGACTCACCAGCTCTCCGGCTTCTGCGCGCTGACCTGAACACTTCTGTCTCCtgccaccagctttcctgggtgCCCCCCTCCCTGAGGTGGGGTTCACTTGTCCCCCTGCCTGACACACCCTTTCCCCTGTCCCTTCCCAGCTTCCCAAGGGCCCCCTGTCTGAGTGCCCCTCCAGTCCCAGACTCCAAgggggacagtgtcccctcagtGGTGCAGGGGCCACATGTCTGGTTGCAGCTGACCCCCAGCTGGGCCCATGCTCCCGGGGCCTGGCCCAGGGCCGGCTCCGCCCCCCCCATACCAACCTCTGGTCTGCGGTTGGCGctgccctcctcctctttcttctcctccggGTAGCCACGCACCGGGAGGGGCAGGCCCGCCTCGACGCTGTCCTCCCGGGAGGATGGCCTCCAGCCTCGTGGCAGCTGCAGCCCAGGACCGCTGAAGTCGTAGCCCCGGGCCCGGAAGGAGAGCTTCATGGCCCGGTCCGGGTCCTCCTCCGCCGCCTCCCCCTGCAGCCGCTTCTCGGCGGTCAGCTCCTGGGCCAGCTGGTCCATCGTGCTCCGCCGCTTGGCATCCTCCCACTCCTTGGAgagccgcccctccccctcctgctccGGCTCCCCGCTCTTCCCGCCCCGGAAGAGGCCTTGCGGGGCCCCTGCCGTCGCCTCCTCCTGCAGGCAGTACTcctgctcccccttccccttggggGACGGAGCCTCCTCAGCCCCAGTCTTCCCGGCTCCATCCACAGCCAGAGCCTCGGGCCAACCTGGAGCAGGCGGTGGACAAGAGCAGGGGAATGAGGGAGGCACCGCCACTTTCCCCGGTCCCTGCCACTCCCCGGGGCCTCTCTGTGGCCACAGTTGGGACCACAGACCCCGTAGGCGGGGTCCAGCTCAGCCCCTCACAACGGATTCCATTGGGAGGGAAAAACCATCTTGACACCATGCTTTACAAGACCCACTAAAGCTCTGAGGGGTGGGTCGGCCAGAGCCTGCCTGTTCTTTCGGCCCTCTCACCCCAGAAGCCCTGACCCGGGGGTCACCCAGCTGGGGCGGGAGGAAAGACCCTGACCAGGGCCTCACGAGGAGCCAGGGGCTTTCCTAAACCCTGGGTGAAGCTAACAGTGTCCCCAGACCAGGCTGTTCCCACCTGTCATGCTGTCCCTCTGTTCCCAAAGCCCACCCACCCACGCTGCAAAGTCCCTCTCCcctccgggggtgggggtggggtgctggggAGGGGCTATGTGGAACAGTGGGAGATGcagggttttggagtcagacGAGCCTGGGTTGGAATCTCAGCTTTCACACaaattagctgtgtgaccatgggcaaattacttaacctctctgagccttggtttcccatcaggcaaatggagataatacctacctttcagggttgttgtgaaggtgGAATGAGATTATGCGTGAGGCCCCCCCTccgtcccctccccctctccccgaCACATTTGTTGATGTCTCAGACATCATACATACTCTCACCCCTCTGCATCTCCTTGTAGCCGAGGCTCGGGTGGGGGTTAAATGCTGCGGTGGGGGCGCTTTCTTCCTCCGGGACAGCCTcctctccagcctctgcctcctcctcctcctcctcttctctctttgcCTGCTGCCCTTGCTCGGCACTCAGGCCCTTCTCTCTGCCCACTGGACCCTGGGAGGGGCCCTCGCTGTCCTCCTCGGCCTGTGGGCCTGGGTGTTTCTGGGTGGGGAGGCTGGCTAGGGGGTGGGTATTGGAGGAGGCCTCCTCCTCCCCTAGGGCCTGGCTGTCCTCCTCAACCTTGGACCCCTGCCCGAGCTCCGGGGCGGCCTGAGGCCTGGCTCCATCCGCATCTTCACCATTCCTCTCCGCCTCTTTAGAATCTCCTCTTTTTTCCGTAGCATCCTTGGAGGACACCTCTTCTGTCCCCTCTACAGAAACAACAGAGCAGAGTCAGGCCCTGAGGACCAGGCTGCACATGGGATCTCCCCAGAGCCCAATTTCATACCTTAGTCACTGTGTCTCTTGGCTTCCAGTAAGCCCAGCCCAGGACACCCATGAGAGAATTAGGGTTGCCCTCTCCATGTCTGGGTTTGACCTGAGCACAACtggattatgtttttctctgtaaTTCTACCTCTCGAAgcaagatgtgattttttttttctaaaaagaccTTGAAATGACCCCAGAAGATAGAGCCTTGAATTTAAAATTAAGACAGCAGTTGaattgctgtgtgatcttgggcaagttccttaacctctctgtgtaaGAGGCACCATTACTGCAACTTCATTCTCCCCTCTGTACAGGTATTGTCTTGAGCATCCTGTGAAAGTGCTCAATTCCTCAATGTTTGTCAGGTTTCACTAAAAGGTATTTTCTTGTAGCTGCTTTGAAGGCAGGCTTCTAACTAGTAAAAATCCCTCCCACTGCTAGAATGATCACTGTTGAACAAGACACTACCAAGTACATTCCATCATTTGACTCCAGGACTCCAGGTGGAAGCCCTCCCATGCCCATTTGACAGAAACTCAAACCGATCCTCAGAAAGGTAAGGTGGCCTGTCTGTGCTCACAGTCAGCAGTGCTGAGCCTCGAACCCAAGCTTCCAAATGCCAAGTACCGGGTGCTCTTTGCACTGACATGTGGCTGCCACCCCCATTAATGCTACACTATTCCCCTCCTACAGCCCATGGCAGACATCTAGAGTCAACCAGACACTCATTTCCATGGAGCCAAAATGTGGGAGTCCCTGCTGTGCCCCAAGCAGCCACTAGGGTGACGGCCCTGGCCAATGCGAGGGCACCTCGGCCACACCAGCAGGCTTCCCCTCTCAGCCCCGACGGAAGACCACTGAGATCCCCGCTCTTAGGAACTGGCCCTATTCACTCACCTTCCACATGCAAAGAGCAGGGCTGCAGGGGCAAGTGTGTGGCTGTTTCTAGGCAGAAAGGTGAGTAACAGAGCATCCCCTTGACCTAAGCCATGATCCGTGACCCCTAAAAGCTCTCTGGTTTCAAGAAAGATGATCCAGGTTCATTTAGTGTTTCAAACCTACCCCTCTGGGATCCTGCTGCCACTAGGCTATGCTAAGGCACCACTAATTCCCAAGGGGGCAGGCACTGGGGGTGGGGACCGGGCTGCGGTGGCCACTGGGAACAGTCGAAGCTGCCTAGCTGCCAGGCCAGAGACTTCCTGCCCGAGAGTGTCAGTCCCTGCAGTGGGCAGATGGGACCGATCAAGGGCTTTGGAGTGAGACGGACCCAGAGTCACATCTCCAATTATGCCTTGGGAAGGTACCtccctgggactcagtttccccatttgtaaagagaaggaaatatgAGCTACCTTACAGGGCCTAAAGGAGGGGCTTCTGACTCCCAGGAACCCTCGATCTATCCTAACTACTGTTATGTTCATCCTCCCTCCCCTGGTCCCTGGCCAGACTGGTCGGCACTGACCCTTCAGCTCGGCCTGGTCATTCTGCTTCTCAAGAACCTCTGAGAGTTCATCCTCATAACTGCTGTGTTTCTTCTGCTGACGTGCCCTCTCCTTGGCTCCTGtatgaaaaatggagaaaaaagtccCATTTGGTCTGAGCTCCGCATGTTTGTCTATGAGAGGgaaggcctctgtttcctcatctgtaaagtgggcacaTCATGTTCTGGGCTTGCCCAGTGAGAGACTTGAGCGGGGAGGAGCTGGTGGCGGGTGGTAAGGGCTGGCTGCCCCCTCCAGGCCCCATCACCTCTCCAGACTCCATTTCTCACCTAGAAAATAAGAACAAGCCCTGCCTGCTGGCTCATGGAGCAATTAAGGCACAGATGAAGCAGATGGTCCCAGGGGCAGAAGCAGAGAGTGGAGGGCCCTCAGGACCTGGCTGGTAGCTAGGGGACCCTGCAGCAAGAGGTGATGGTGACTGCTTGTCCCCTCATGGGGGCTCTTGGTTCAGGCAACCCCTGTTCCCCCTGGACCCCATAAGCCCAGGCTGAGCTCTGGTCTGCATCCAAGCCCAGGGTCAGCACCAGAGACCCTTCTCCCTGCATCAGCCCCAGGCTATGCTGTCtactctgtctccacccatcccTGGTTCTTGATGGTGGCCCAGGCCAGGCCAACTCTGCAGCTGGTGGTGATTTTTCCCATGATGAGAATTTCTGGGGTGGCCAGAGCAGGCTGACATGGGGGCTGTGGGCCGGGGGTACGTCCAGATCTGGCCCCCGGCCGACTGGGGTTCACACTTCCTGGTTAAttccttgctctgtgaccttgggtgactTGGGCAATCCAGGACCTGGTTGCTCATCTATAAAAGAGGGTTGCTGAATGGTAAATGCTAGGATAGAGGTGTGCAGAAGACATGAGAGTACAGAAGAGGGAGtgggtggatgagtggatggatggatagatggattggatggatggatggatggatggacagacagacatatagatctataccatactcttttatttttttttatttttattttttttttttgcggtacgtgggcctctcactgttgtggcctctcccgttgcggagcacaggctccggacgcgcaggctcagcagccatggctcaagggcccagccgctctgcagcatgtgggatcttcccggactgggacacaaacccacgtcccctgcatcggcaggcggactctcaaccactgcaccaccagggaagccctatcccatACTCTTTTAGTAGAAAATAATAATGTACCTGTATATTGCACACTGTTTATATTAGATACACACGCACATATGTGTGTAAACAGACGTTTCAGGACACATCCCCTATAGTAGCCTCCATTgacattatatttaattatttaaatgcaGTAAGTCAGTCattcaatatttaatttaaaaattatcatactGCACTCCTAGCAACGATATGCGGTGGATGTTTGTCTTCCAGGAGGACGAGCGAGTGAGAGAAAGAATGGCACGCTAACTTGGGGAGGGTCTCAGGGAGCCCTCCTGCTGTGGTTATTTTCACGTGCCACCTCCCCAAATCCCTATCCATTCTCACACATGGCCCAGCCTGCCCCAGAAGCCTCAGAGTGGGGGCCTTCCCTGAGCACCAGCAGCCTTCATGCCCTCCACCCTACCCCATCCAAGACACAAGCCCAGCCCTAAAGATGGGCCCTCACTTTCTTTGGAGAGAGACGCAAGATTCATGCTTGAGGGCCATTCTCAGGGAGAGGCAAAGGGTGCCTACGGCCCTGCCCCAAATAAAAGCCACTTCCCGCAGGGAGTCAGCCTGGGGCAGATGCAGGGCCAGAACccattgtttccaattttccagGGAGGCCTCTGTGCCTCATGTGAACCCAAGATGGAGCCTGGGGCTGGGCAGAGCAGCTAACTCTGTGGGATGACGTCAGCCTAACCCTCCTTCCCAGCATCCTATCCAGGCTCTGCTTGAACATCCTCAGTGACAAGGAGCTCACTACCTCACAAAATCACTCCATTCCCAAGAGCATCAGTAGATTTTCCTAACCTCTTGGAGAAAGCCATGTCTCGCTCTGAAAGCACACTGAAAGTCTGGTCTGTGTTTTGGGGCAAGCAAGACCCTGCTTCTCCCATCTCCCCCTTGAGCAGGAGCTCACAAGGGCAAAGGggcccctcctctctcctggaGACCAATTTTCTTTTCCGTTAACAGAGAAAAGGGATCCTCTCTGCAACCTAGTCTTGAAAGTGTCCCCTCTAAAAGAGCTGAACTCCAGAGACCATGGGGTATTAGAAGAGCTGCATCTGGTCTTGGGATGtccttaacttactgtgtgaccttggacaagtcactcgacctctctgggccttgatcGCTTTAATTACATTAATTATAGACCCCACCTTGCCACCCTATAATTGAAAGGCAATAACTGAGTATCAGAAACAAGACCTTGCTCCACCTTCCACCATGATTTTCTGACTCTCAGTTACTGGCAGTTACTCAGATTCGCGTGCAGCGGTTGGAAAATACCTTGGAGAGCGAGGTCTTGGAGCTCTTTCAGCAAATTCTGATGTCGCAGTATTGAGAGGATCCGTTCATCTGCAATGAAAAAGAGTCATTACGGGTGGTTTCCAGAGAACAGCCCAGAAAGAGATTGCCATCAATATTTTCAGCTGAGCACAAGGAATTTATTCTGGAAACCCAACACCTGGGTGGTAGCTGCAAGACTGGGTCTTGAGATAACACTTCTGAAATGACCTCCTTTCCAAGGCATCTCTCCACCTGTTATTATATCAGAAAGGTCAGCCACAGTCCCTGCCCCCAGACCTTCGCCAAGAGATGGCAGCCCCTGAGGTGATGCAGGGGTGTCTCTAAACACAACATGTTTTCTCATCTCCATGCCTTTGCCCATGTTGTCCACGCCACCTGGGgtactctttttttcatttttctgcttaCTGATTCTCAACTTTTATCTTAAAGCCCAGCCCCAATGCTAATGTGGGATCTATCCAACACTGACTGCCTGCTTGGAAAGCTTTGTCCTTCTCATGCCCACCCACCCACAGTGTTCTTTTATTCATCATACATCGAGAGGGGATCTACCAGGTACCAGTGGTGGTTCTCGGCCCTGGGGATATAGCACACAAAGTCTTTGTCCACAGGGAGCTCACATTCCGGTGGCTTGCTGTTCCAACCCTGGTTTCCTTCTGCCCAGAATTCTGGTTAATTGTGTTCATATCTGTCCCTTCTGCTAGGCTGTAAGCTCTGGGCTCACAGCGGCTGTAAGCCCTTCATCTCTCTATACCACCCAGCACAGGCCTGGCTAAGGCAGGCACTTGGTCAGTGACTACTGAATTAAATCACTGAATTCCTTCAAAAACCACACACCCATGTCCTTGCTCCCCAGCCCAGCAGGCAGCAGCCCCTCACCCCAAGCCTGGCCCATACCTCCTCGGAGTATCTCGAAACACTCCTGGCTGACAGGCATGGGGCTGGGCTTGGAGAGCGTGTCAGAAATGACCTCCACGATGCACTTCATCACCTGGGAAGAGAGTGGGGCAGGTTGGGGCTGGTCTGGGCATGGGGCTCACTTCCCTGAAGTTCCAGGGTAAATTTCTACGGAGGACATAAGAACATTCTCTTGTGTCTTTTAAGAGTCCATGGATGcctagctcaggggcacagctctGCTTTCTTAGCTACGTAGTAACAGCAAtagtaataattaaaaacaaaaccaaaaaaccttacACAGTGcttaccaagtgccaggcactccAATCACCAGGCTGGCAGGAGCCCCTCTAAGGTGAGGGTGGGTACCCTGTACCCTCTCATCCCAAGGGTTTCTCTGAAGATGGGGAAGCTGCTCCTGGGCATTAGAGGTGTGTCTTGCAAAAGTACTTTAGTCTTGCAGATGCCCAAGCtatctccaggaagcctttctggACCACCAGTGGAGAACAAAGACCTTTCCTGGCTCTACCCTGTCTGGAAACAAGACTTGGAAAACTGTCTCTAGATATCCATGGTGTTGTCACATGCAGGGAGTGACAGCCTCACAGTCTGGCTCCATAGTCACCCACCAGGTGAATCCCCTGGCTGGATGTGGGCACACATCTATCTGCTACATCTGGGTGTCCATCCCAGGCCGACAGCAGCCGTATCTCTGAAAGTCTTATCGAGTGCCCAGCAAGGTGCTACGGATAATCAGGCAGCCAATAAGTGAATGCTATCTGAAGATGGTGCCAACTGTAGTGTGATatcctagctgtgtgatcttgggcaagcgacttgacctctctgagcctcaatttcctcatttgtaaaatgggagtgagaAGACCTTCCCAATTCCCCTCCCAGGGTGATGAGGCACAGATGGGAAAATACTCTGTAACGCATGAAGTGCCACACACACCCAGAGAGGGATTCCCGACTCCCAGCCTGCTTCAGCTGCCTAGAGTTGGGCAGAGGAGCAGGAGGTATCAGACACGCAACAGGCAACACTGGTGGGGAGTGGAAGGCTGTGTCTACGGGATGCCAAGGCAGCCCATCCAAAGATCCAGGAGGGCAAACCGGCAAGCAGGCTCTACGGTAGTCATGGCATCCTAGGTTAAAACATGCAGGTCTTCACCAGCTGCTCCGGTGTCTCTGACCCCAGGCTGCTGAATACAAAGTGTCCCCCATAAGGGACCTGGCAGGGAGGAGCTTATAGCCTGCACCCTATATCTCCCTGCAACCAAAAGTCTTGCACTGGGGAAATCATAACCACCAGTCCATGAGGACAGATTCTGGGAGAGAGGAACTGGGTATGAGTTCCAAGAG
This sequence is a window from Mesoplodon densirostris isolate mMesDen1 chromosome 4, mMesDen1 primary haplotype, whole genome shotgun sequence. Protein-coding genes within it:
- the CHGA gene encoding chromogranin-A isoform X1 translates to MRSAAVLALLLCAGQVIALPVNSPMNKGDTEVMKCIVEVISDTLSKPSPMPVSQECFEILRGDERILSILRHQNLLKELQDLALQGAKERARQQKKHSSYEDELSEVLEKQNDQAELKEGTEEVSSKDATEKRGDSKEAERNGEDADGARPQAAPELGQGSKVEEDSQALGEEEASSNTHPLASLPTQKHPGPQAEEDSEGPSQGPVGREKGLSAEQGQQAKREEEEEEEAEAGEEAVPEEESAPTAAFNPHPSLGYKEMQRGESWPEALAVDGAGKTGAEEAPSPKGKGEQEYCLQEEATAGAPQGLFRGGKSGEPEQEGEGRLSKEWEDAKRRSTMDQLAQELTAEKRLQGEAAEEDPDRAMKLSFRARGYDFSGPGLQLPRGWRPSSREDSVEAGLPLPVRGYPEEKKEEEGSANRRPEDQELESLSAIEAELEKVAHELQGLRRG
- the CHGA gene encoding chromogranin-A isoform X2, whose translation is MRSAAVLALLLCAGQVIALPVNSPMNKGDTEVMKCIVEVISDTLSKPSPMPVSQECFEILRGDERILSILRHQNLLKELQDLALQGAKERARQQKKHSSYEDELSEVLEKQNDQAELKEGTEEVSSKDATEKRGDSKEAERNGEDADGARPQAAPELGQGSKVEEDSQALGEEEASSNTHPLASLPTQKHPGPQAEEDSEGPSQGPVGREKGLSAEQGQQAKREEEEEEEAEAGEEAVPEEESAPTAAFNPHPSLGYKEMQRGWPEALAVDGAGKTGAEEAPSPKGKGEQEYCLQEEATAGAPQGLFRGGKSGEPEQEGEGRLSKEWEDAKRRSTMDQLAQELTAEKRLQGEAAEEDPDRAMKLSFRARGYDFSGPGLQLPRGWRPSSREDSVEAGLPLPVRGYPEEKKEEEGSANRRPEDQELESLSAIEAELEKVAHELQGLRRG